The Lolium rigidum isolate FL_2022 chromosome 1, APGP_CSIRO_Lrig_0.1, whole genome shotgun sequence region ACCAGATGTCGCTctccgtcgggatcgtcggcgcgcCCAACGCCGGCAAGTCGTCGCTCACCAACACCGTGGTACGTGGGATTTATGCTCTTGCGTTATGTGTTCCACGCTTGTTTCAGTAGTAGAGTTTATGACTCGGGTTGCATAGTAGGAGGCAGAGCCTTCAGTCGCTCGGTACTAATGGGAAATGTAATTGTCCAAACTCCAAACTAATGCATAGAAACAAGCTAATAGTAGTGTTCGGACATGGTTTACTTAGTAGGAGTGTCTAGCTTGTTATAAGACCGTCAAAAGCTACATGTCATTCTACGATTTGGAGAGAATCTGCACCAATGATATACCTCTCTATTTGCCCATTTCCGATGTCATTTATTACTTACTAGAGTAACATGATCCATTCAAGACCAATAAGGGgcaatgtttcttcttcttcttcttcttctttctaaaCATGTATTCCTATCGTAGAAGTTCTACAAAGACATCTGTTCAGGAATGAAAGGAATGGTTCAATTGATGTTTGCAGTCCTGCCAATATGATGCACTTTCTTGTGGATGTATTTCTCGTAGAGTGGGGCCTTATGTTTCCTTGTTCATATCTGCTAACAGGTTGGCTCAAAAGTGGCTGCAGTCTCCCGCAAGACAAACACAACAACTCATGAGATTTTGGGGGTTCTCACAAAAGGAAAAACTCAGATAGTATGTTCTTTACCAAATATCTGCTTGTATTATGTTTGACAAATAATTAGAGCAAGTCCTCAAAAGGGAAATTTTCCTTGACAAATAATTGGAATTTGGAAATGAGTTTGATGCCATCTAGTGCTTGTATCGTATCTAGCAAGTTACTGACTGCATAAGAAATCCGGTTACATAAGTAGCGCAACTAGATTTTGGCTCTTTGCATCTGTTTATTCTATGAAAATTAAGAATTTTATAAGTTTAATGTAAAGCATTTTTTTCATCATAACATATTAGTACCAATAATTAAATACCTGCTACAGAAAATGCATTCCAGAACCGTGTTCAAAATTTTCTTGAAGTTTGAGTTGTTTTCAGCTGATAAAATTCTCTGCAGTGCTTTTTTGATACCCCAGGGCTCATGTTAGGGCACCATGGACTTCCTCATAGGGATGTCACAGTTCGTGTGGAGAGTGCCTGGAGCTCAGTGAACCTCTACGATTTACTAATAGTCATGTTTGATGTCAACAGGCATCTGAATATGTAAAGACTCAGTCTCGCATcagttttatttatttgttttcctCTCATGTTCAAGTTTCGGATTATTAGAAGGTCATTATAAGGACATCACTTGACCATGTATTCATTTATGCAGGCCTGATTCACGAGTAATAAAGTTAATCAAACGATTGGGTGCCGAAGTAAATCCAAACCAGAAGCGCATATTATGCATGAATAAGGTTGATCTAGTGGAAAACAAAAAAGACTTGCTGCAAGTTGCAAAGGAATTTGAAGATCTTCCTGGATTTGAGAGGTACCACTTGTCTGCATTGGAGTTTACATTGCCTTCCATTCTTCATATGCCTGTTTAAAGTTGTTTGGAATGTTTGTTAGGTACTTCATGGTATCTGGACTAAAAGGCAAAGGAGTGAAAGATCTTGTTCAGTACTTGATGGACCAGGTATTCTAATATATTCCCAACATTCAGTTTACGTTCACGAATTGTCAAATAGCTGCATTCTCTTTACTTGGAAACATGCTTGTAATGAAAATTAAGAAGATATCAGAGATTCAAGAAAGTTAGATTCCGAGGTCTTCTGTTTCAAAATAGTTGGAGGGGTACCGTTGTGTAGATTGAAATGGCTATATCATGTTCTGTTTATCATCCTATGAAGGCAGCTGCTTGAGATTAGGAAATTGGGATATAATTCTTTAAAGAATTTTAGCAGATATAGCATTTAGCTCTGCTTGTATTTCTTGCTCCCACCGTTCCATAAAAAAACTGACCAATTGAAGTTACTGAACAAAATAACCTTTATTTTATATGATTTGACACTTCACTTGAAGTAAAATAAAACTTCACTTgtgtctcgttgttgatgtaaacTGAATCTGAAATGCTTTGTTGGTTGAtaactaatactccctctgtcccacaaTAACTTGCACAACTTTATCTACATACcacacattttagttatagatacatccgtatctagaaagagttgagcaagttattttgggacagagggagtagcatTAATGACAGTTTATGATTGCCTTTTAGGTGCTTGTCAGTTGCGAAATAGAAACATACGATGAAATAACTCATTTTTTGTCAATACTAGAAATGTATCTCTTCTGTGTAGGCAGTGAGAAACTTATCTCTTCTATGTTAGGCAGTGAGAAGACCTTGGGATGAGGAGCCAACCACAATGACTGAAGAAGTCATGAAAACCATATCATTGGAGGTTGTGCGGGAGAAGATGCTGGATCATATTCACCAAGTAATTCTTCTAAATAATTCTGTTTGGGAACTGAGCAATCGTTGAATAAGATGGAATTATTTGCTAAATATGAGTTTCTGCAGGAAATTCCGTATGTAATTGAGCATCGTCTGATGGATTGGAAAGAGCTAAAAGATGGTTCTCTTAGGATAGAACAGCACTTCATTGCACCAAAGAACAGCCAGCGGCAGATTCTTGTTGGAAAAAATGGCTCTAAGATCGGGTAACATTCTCGTTTGCAAACATGCTCACATGTATTAGCATGACAAGCTCTTTCTATGATGAAGTGCCTTTCTTTTTTTATATCTCCAGTTAGATGTATCACGAGAATTATTCTTGTGCGTGTTTCATGCTAATTTGTTGGCCTCTGTAGTGTAGGGCCTATTCAGTTTACACCTACAATCAAATGTAATCTTGTCCTTGCTTGATACTAATGTTCTGTTTTGGAATAAACGTTTCAGGAGAATCGGTATTGAAGCCAATGAAGAGTTGAGGTCCATATTCAAAAGAGATGTCCATCTGATGCTCCAAGTTAGAGTTGCTAAGAAGAGAaattcttgaacagatcaccagatTGTGTGAGTTCcccgttttattttctgtttaccCTCTTTTTTCAGTATTTTAGCAGCTTTAGTAGGAGAGATAGAAAGATTCAAAAGGATTGCAGTTCACTTTTTTTAAAAACACCAACTGAATTATATTTTTAGTTATCTTGGTCTCCATTGTTCTTATGATTCAATGCTTGATCACATTGTCGCAATTAATATATGTTACTTTGTGCAGTTGTAGCTCATGTATAGACAGACAGCTGCCGAACTGAGATCTGCACCGCAGTGCTGGCAGAATGGCCCCCATTCACGAGACATTTGGTTGCGTGAGCCTATGTTTGGACATTGGATAAATCAGGTGCACTGAATACTTTTGATGGCACATCCACTTTGAATCAAGGGACCTATCCTATATATCAGCACTCAGATGCGAGCAGCGATTTTCAGTACAAGATTGCTTGATAGTAATATTTAGCACGATGTAGCACACAGACAAGGACAACAATTTGCAAAGTGGCGAGCCGCACGGCCGAGTGTATGCTGTGATATGGATATATCTACCTGTATTTGGTTATTGAGATTTGTAGTTCAAATAAGTTGTTCCTGGGCCTGACACTGATAGACACACTTATGTAATCTAAGGGCAACAACGAAACATCTAGGGTTGTGTCTTTTGTCAAATTCTACTTTCTAAAACAGAATTACTCTgtatttttgaagaaaaaaaaacagaattaCTATGAGTTGATTTGCTGGAAATTTTCGCGGAACAACAGTAGGAAGAACCTAAGGGTGTGTGGTAGCTAGGGCAGATTTTTGGCTCAGTGGGACAAGCTCCATATGTGTGGTAGCTAGGGCAGATTTTTGGCTCACTGGGACAAGCTCCATATGTATTAGAGCATCATCTCTAACAAGAGCCTGTAAAAGGCCGAACCGGAAACTTGTAATTCAGTCCGAACCGGAAACTTGTAATTCAGTTTTCTGAAAATGTGTTTTCGATTTGGTAAAACAGATATTCTGTTTTACATGTTTGGTCTGTGGGGCTCTGTTCCGTGACAACAACTTCCGAACTCGTAAAATCAGGGGTTTTCACATGATCACGGTCATAAATAATCAAATAAATAGTCTTGAGCACACAATAGTCATCTAAATAATTACAACAAATGAAAGaatgtctcaaccaaattacaacaatagtttcaaacaataaaacaaataaataaatgttTCAACAATGGTTCATCTCACACATACATGAATGAAATGATAGTATCATGTTTGCCGACGGCCATGGAGCCTGAAGTGGTGCATTTTGAGATCATAAACGAGCTGAGCATGAGTATTGGCAGCCTCAATCTGTCCATGTGTTTTAAGGAAAGTTTCAATGCAATCGGGATTCCTTTGGGGTTGCACTCGGGTGGCTACGTTGTCATAGAAACATGACAAACTTAACCCTCTttcatcgtcgatgatcatgttgtgaagaatcacacaacaagtAATGATGTTGACAAGGGTTTTTTTGTTCCAAAACCGAGCAAGCCCTCGAACAATAGCAAACCTAGCTCGCAAAGCACCAAATTCTCTCTAAATGTCTTTGTGGGTTGCTTGTTGAGCTTTGGCAAAATGAGCTTCTATTTTATCTTGGGATCCTTCATGAACTTCACAAAAGTTTCCCGGTCCGGATAAATACCGATAGTATCCCATTGTATATTCATTATTCATAACTTTATAGTTTCATGTGGGTGCATCATCGGTTGCTAGTTTGCAAACAAATGGGATCTATATAAAgcgttgatgtcattgagtgtcccggcaaacaaaaaaaacaatgccaaatccacaaatcATGTGATGCCACGGCCTAAGTACAATGGTAAGATCTTTGGTTTTCCCACAGTACATTCCATGCAATGCATTGGGACAATTTtttcatgtccaatgcatacaatcaacacTACCAAGCATACCAGGTCAACCCCTTTTCTCATTTGCCTTCATCAATCTTTTTGTGTCATCTTCATTGGGGGCTCGAAGATACGTTGGACCAAACAATTTGATAATCATCCGGGCGAACCTACACACAGACTCGGTGGTTGTATCTTCAcgaattcgaagatactcatcggtgTAATCCGCAGAGATGCCATACGCAATCACCTTCATGACAGCCCATATTTTTTGATAGGCGCTAAAACCCATGGCTGATATCATTTctacgttgcttgaagtaatttGAGTTTGCTTCGCAAGCCTTGACGATTGTGATGAACAAACTACGATGCATGTGGTACCTCCTACGGAATAGATGGGCGGATAGGTAGGTATCTCGGCGAAGTAGTCATCCCATAGTTGCGTGTTGCCAAGGAGGCGATTCCGTTGGATGTAGTAGCGTCCCATCACCGAGCCGCGTCGCTGATTCAGCAAATGCGCttggtcctccagctccttgatgGCGAGGAGGAGGATGGCGGTCTCGGTGTCATCGTCCCGGAGCAGGTCGCCGAGGTCTGAATCGTCCGAGGAGGACGAATCAGACATATCAGCGTCGGGGAACTCGGCTCATCCTCAATTCGGCCGGCTCGGCCGCGGGCGAGCggtggaggtgaaggaggagacaCGGGCGAGATGCGGGGAACCAAGCAGAGCTCCACGTCGGCGAATTCGGCCGAATCGGGAGGCGCGATGGCGGCTGAATCTTGTGGCAGCTCGAAGAAGTGGGAAGAGAGCGAGCGGTTGGTCGGGCTGAACCTTACACGCGCCCTAGATATGGATTCACGTTCCGTTCGGCCTTTCGACCCCTACTAGTAAGGGTTGAGTTGCGTCTTCCGGATGGGTCTATAAAAAATTTTCAGGCTGGCCTTGTTTACGGTTACTATGCGCCCTTTCACGAAATGAACCTGTATACTTGCAGTTATTTTACAGTTTCCGGCTTTTTACGAGCTCTGTTAAGATGCTCTTAGCCCGTTTGGAACGAGCTTAGGGCTAATTTTGGCGATTTGTTTGTTAGTTTGGGTTGCATCACTAGGGCCAAATTCTGGTGATTGGTTGCTTGCGGTTAGGGATTTTAACGGGATTGGATTTTTCTATTTCTATATCCTTTACTATATATTTTTATAGTACATTTGGATCGGAGCAGATAATGATCGGATGCGGATTTAAATATGAATTATATAGGATTGTGAATATGGAACGAACTCAGATCGAAAGGGGATGGTTGAGAAATATATAAATAAAATAAGAATTACATCTCTTTTATGATTTAACATTAGAATATCCAAACCTGCACACTTGTTCATATAATAAAGAAAGGTACGTGCAAGTAGCATAGATAGTTGGGTTAATAAACTAACTATGTTGTCTAGACATTTGGGGTTGGATTATTTTATCAAATTATCCTCTTTGAGAACCTCGGATAATACACAAAAATATCAGATAATATCTATCaaacattatcaatatcataTCTGCTACATATCCAATGGATATCCTCTTGACCAATATCCGCATCTGCATCCATATCCAGCAGATTTTAAAAGTGAATACCATATCCTTAAAAAGGGATGCAGATTCAGAGCGAAGATTATCAGTACCATTTACACCTCTACTTGCAGTCTAGCCCAAATGGCATTGACGATGCAATATTGGATGTTTGGTGCCATCCAGGCAATGGTTGTGGTCACGTCTTCTCTCTACTCGTGATATTATCATATAGTTTATCAGTTCATAAGCAGATTCTCTAACTATTACGAATGACAGTTCATTAGCATAATCCCTAGCTACTAAGACTGGAAAAAAATGACAATTCATAATCATAGTCCCTAGATACTATGAATGGTGTTTAACATTACAATACAACGGTAATCATAAAGGAGTTCAGCAAAGGGGGAGTATAGGGGAGTTTGttcttcatctcttcttcttcgatTGTGGCATTTCCTCTGTCCCGCTACATTGCATTTGCCCATAGTTACCTCTATGCTGACACTCCAACCTCTTTTTCTTTCAGGCTTCGTTGTCACGTTGCTTCACGCTATGGCTGGTCTCAACTTGTCCAGACACAACAGTTTGTGGGAAGTAGTCATATTGGCCCCAAGCTAAggtccagttgtgaagaatgcaacGAGTAAGTACTAGTTTGACTTGAGCCTCGTAAGTGTGGAAGGGTTTTTGATCAAAGATCTTAAACCTATTCTTCAAAGCAGAAAAAGCCCTCTCAGTtgtgactctaaggcttgagtgtctcaaactgatcgaCTCTTTAGCATTCAGGGGCATGTTCCTTGCACTGAACTCGTTGAGATGGTACCTTATTTTTCTGAAGAGGGTAGAATCCatgtgaaaggacacagatgccgCCTAGAGGAGGAAGGGggttgaataggcggtttaaaacttttacgatcaAAGTttaaacaaatgcggaataaaactagtgtttaatttatcaagcacaaaacctatataaccagggttcacctatatgcaccaaaaacttatgctaagcaagacaagtaACTATATGATAGGAAGAtaaataacttcaagcacgaaggctatcacaaactaAAGTGCATACATAAAGAGctagggtatagaaataaccaagatgacgcggagacgatgatgtatcatGAAGTTTACACTCTTGCGAGTGGTACTCTCCGTTGGAGTGGTGTGGAGGCACAATGCTTCCCAAACGCCACAAAGGACTCACCGTATTTTCCTCGAGCCTTTCACCAAAAGGGAAgtactcgatccactatggaaccttgagggtggtcaccgaacccgcgcaAAACTTAGagcaatctccacaacttaattggagatcccaagaacaccacaaagaccactaagccatcTAGAATCCAAAGACCTAAAAGGAACAAGCTTCGGGAACAAGCTCTCGAAGTGAATATCTCACAAAATTTCACCTCCACATACTACCGTAGAGAACTCGAACCGATGCACCAAGTGCAATAGCAAGAACAACACTAAGATGCTCAAATTCTTCACTCTTAAATTCCAACAAAACTACTAAACCTATTGAGAAAATAAGAGAGGAAAAATAAAGAGGAGAACACCAAAATTTCCAAAATCTAGATCTTAAGAATTTACTAACAAAGCGATGATTTTGATTGGTCAAAGAGtgaatctagatctcctctatattTATCTCAAATAGATACACGAATCGTTGAACGAAGAGATAGATTGTAAACTTACACAAAATATCAACAATGGAGGAATAGAGCTAGTgaagagagagagaagaaagcTCACGGAAGATAACTCCATTTTAAGCTCAGCACGTTTTCCACCTGTTGAAAAAGGACCGGTTGTACCGGCCAAGTGGGGCGTGGTACTACTGCAACGCGCGACGCAGCGCATGCGAGCGAGCAGCAGGCGCACAACGAAGCAAGCGAGGCAATAGGGCGAGCAAGCGGGCGGCTGAGCAAGCGACACGAGCGGCGCGGAAGTAGCAAGCGAGCGAGGCCAGGGAAACGGGAGGAGAAACGGGGGCCGCGCACGCGACGGACGCGCGAGTCAACGCGGGTGAGCGGCGCGAAAGCGGGTCGAGCGAGCGGGGCGCGCCTATACATCGCCTATTAGCATGCGTTTGTATGCATCGCCTGAAAGAAATCTCGCGCCTGGACCCTCCTCCAGCGgaccgacgcaaagtgaccgggccgtccgcggcgacgtaaacctggcccaaatatgcgttagGTTTACGTCTCCGCGGGCGCTCCGCGGTCAcgccgagcgtcctccttttcCTACCCTGTCCCGCAAGTCAGGATAgggaaatcgaccgcttcgatttgcttcttttcccatatctttgctgccctagtgcgacgccaccaccccaaccccacccgctgccgtcccgccgcagcgccgcagtactcgTTGTTCGGCTTAGttctcgccgcgcgggagagcaggatcgtactcggggttggctCCGACACGTACCTG contains the following coding sequences:
- the LOC124683085 gene encoding GTP-binding protein ERG isoform X1, which produces MRRVVRALRPFQTLASPTTHLPPPILRLLSTSSSAAGVSSDSDSAAAPEADFNSADFSLPPSDPAPASASAARAHNPVSALRKLRFDPSLRARADEALFGENNAGMRVQDPVEEERSREVALALLEAAMEPPDEDEEEPGEVREEDQMSLSVGIVGAPNAGKSSLTNTVVGSKVAAVSRKTNTTTHEILGVLTKGKTQICFFDTPGLMLGHHGLPHRDVTVRVESAWSSVNLYDLLIVMFDVNRHLNMPDSRVIKLIKRLGAEVNPNQKRILCMNKVDLVENKKDLLQVAKEFEDLPGFERYFMVSGLKGKGVKDLVQYLMDQAVRRPWDEEPTTMTEEVMKTISLEVVREKMLDHIHQEIPYVIEHRLMDWKELKDGSLRIEQHFIAPKNSQRQILVGKNGSKIGRIGIEANEELRSIFKRDVHLMLQVRVAKKRNS